The genomic window GCGCTTCGTCGGGGTCAAGCCGGTGGTCGTCCACGGCGGCGGACCGCAGATCTCGAAGATGCTCGACCGGCTGTCGATCCCGAGCGAGTTCAAGGGCGGCTACCGGGTCACCTCGACCGAGGCGATCTCGGTGGTGCGCATGGTGCTCACCGGCCAGATCAATCCGCAGCTGGTCAGCCGCATCAACACGCACGGGCCCTTCGCGAGCGGACTGTCCGGCGAGGACGCGGGCCTGTTCGGCGGGCGCCGCCGCGGCGTTCACGTCGACGGGATCGAGCACGACCTCGGCAATGTCGGCGATGTCGTCGCGGTCGACCCGCAGCCGGTGCTCGATCAGCTCGCCGCAGGGCGCATCCCTGTGGTCTCGAGCATCGCGCCCGACCTCGACAACCCCGGGCAGTCGCTCAACGTCAACGCCGACGCCGCCGCGGCATCCCTCGCCGTCGCCCTCGGGGCGACGAAGCTCATCATCCTCACCGACGTGCCCGGCCTCTACGCCGACTGGCCGGACCGCAGCTCGCTGGTGTCGCACCTGACGGCCACGGACCTGCGCGCGATGCTGCCCACTTTGGAGTCGGGGATGATCCCGAAGATGCAGGCGTGCCTGGATGCCGTGGACGGCGGCGTCGACACCGCCGCGATCATCGACGGACGCCAGCCGCATTCGCTGCTGGTGGAGATCTTCACGGAGCAGGGCATCGGCACGGAGGTGGTGGCGGGATGACCGCGAACAACTGGCAGGACGACGCGCAGCGGGATCTGGTGCGCAACGTCGGTGAGCGCGCGGCGCTGTTCGTGCGCGGCGAGGGGGCAGCCCTCTGGGACGCCGAGGGGCGTCGTTACCTCGACTTCCTCGCCGGCATCGCGGTCAACTCCATCGGCCACGCCCACCCGACGTTCGTCGAGGCGGTCTCGCGGCAGGCCGCGACCCTCGCCCACGTATCGAACTTCTTCGCCACCCCATCGCAGCTCGAGCTCGCCGCGCGCCTGAAGCGCCTCGCCGGCACAGGCCCGGACGGCCGGGTGTACTTCGGAAACTCCGGGGCGGAGGCCAACGAAGCAGCTTTCAAGCTGGCCCGCCTGCACGGCGGAGCCGACCGGCCTCGCATCCTCGCCTTCAAGGACGCCTTCCACGGTCGCACCATGGGCACGCTCGCGCTCACCGGAAAGCCCTACATGCAGGAGCCGTTCCTGCCGATGGTGCCCGGGGTGGAGTTCATCGACTCCACCGTCGAGGCGCTCGAGCAGGCGATGGACGACCGGGTGGCGGCGCTGTTCGTCGAACCCATCAAGGGCGAGGCGGGCGTCGTGGAGCTGCCGGAGGGGTTCCTCCGCGCCGCCCGTGAGATCACCGCGCGTCACGGCGCGCTGCTCATCATCGACGAGATCCAGACCGGGGCAGGACGCACCGGGGCCTGGTTCGCGTTCCAGCACGCCGGCATCACCCCCGACGCCATCACGGTGGCGAAGGGCATCGGCGGCGGGTTCCCCATCGGGGCGCTCATCACGTTCGGCGCCGCGAGCGAGCTGTTCTACCCCGGCACCCACGGCTCGACCTTCGGCGGCAACGCCCTCGGCACCGCCGTCGCCTCGGCGGTGCTGGGCGAGATCGAGAGCGCGGACCTGGTGCACAACGCCGCTGTCCGCGGTCAGCAGATCCGCGATGCCGTCGCCGCCATCGGGTCGCCCCTGGTGGACGGATGCCGCGGGCAGGGACTGCTCATCGGCATCGCGCTGCGGCATCCCGTCGCAGGCGCCGTCGTCGCCGCCGCGCAGGAGCACGGGCTCATCGTCAACGCGGCCAACGACAGCACCGTGCGCCTCGCGCCGCCGCTGACGATCGGCGACGTCGAGATCGACGAGTTCGCCGACCTGTTCGCCCGCGCGCTGTCCACCGTCGAGCAGGCGCTCCTGCTCGACGTCCCCACCGATTCCGAGGAGGCATCCGCGTGACCCGTCACCTGCTGCGCGACGACGACCTGACCGCCGCCGAACAGGCCGAGATCCTCGAGCTGGCCGTCGCCCTGAAGAAGGACCGTTGGAAGCTGAAGCCCCTCGAGGGGCCGCAGACGGTCGCGGTGATCTTCGACAAGTCCTCGACCCGTACCCGGGTGTCGTTCGCCGTCGGCATCGCCGACCTCGGCGGATCGCCGCTCATCATCTCCACGGCCAGCAGTCAGCTGGGCGGCAAGGAGACCCCCGCCGACACCGCGCGCGTGCTCGAGCGTCAGGTCGCGGCGATCGTCTGGCGCACGTACGCGCAGGCCGGGCTCGAGGAGATGGCGGCAGGCACGCGGGTGCCGGTGGTCAACGCGCTCAGCGACGACTTCCACCCCTGCCAGCTGCTGGCGGACCTCCTCACCATCCGTGAGCACAAGGGCCAGCTGAAGGGCCTGACGCTCGCCTTCTTCGGCGACGGATGCAGCAACATGGGCCACTCCTACGCGCTGGCGGGCGTGACGGCGGGCATGCACGTGCGCATCGCGTCGCCTGAGGAGTACGCGCCGCGAGCCGACGTCGTCGCCGACGCCGAGCGCCGCGCCGCCGAGACCGGCGGGTCGTTGACCCTCTACACCGACCCGGTCGAGGCCGCTGCCGGAGCCGACGTCGTCGTCACCGACACCTGGGTGTCGATGGGCAAGGAAGAGGAGAAGGCGGCGCGCCTGCGAGAGCTCGGCGCGTACAAGGTCACCCCCGAGACCATGGCGCTCGCCGCGCCGGACGCCATGTTCATGCACTGCCTCCCCGCCGACCGCGGCTACGAGGTCGACGCCGAGGTGATCGACGGCCCGCAGAGCGTGGTGTGGGATGAGGCCGAGAACCGGCTGCACGCGCAGAAGGCCCTGCTGGTGTGGCTGCTGCGGCAGCAGTAGCAGCGTTGAACGGTCCCGGCCGGCTGGCCGGGATCGACCTCGCGCGCGGGCTGGCCATCGTCGGCATGCTCGCCGCCCACCTGCTCGACGGGGACGCGCCCGACACGCCCACCTGGGCGGGGGTGGCGGACGGCCGCTCGTCGATCCTGTTCGCCACCCTCGCCGGGGTGTCCCTCGGCATCGTCACCGGTGGGAGACAGCCTCTGGCCGGTGCGGCGATGCGCACGGCACGGGCACGACTCGCCGTGCGTGCCGCGGCGCTCTACGCCATCGGCATCCTGCTCATCGCGACGGGGGTCCCCGTCTACGTGATCCTCCCCGCCTACGCGCTGCTGTTCCTGCTCGGCATCCCCTTCACCGGACTCGGCTCCCGCGCCCTGCTGTGCACAGCGGCGGTGGTCGCCCTCGTCATGCCGTTCGTGCAGGCGTGGCTCGACGGCGCGCCCTTCTGGGGCACCGCCGTGGGGGAGCAGGTGGCGCTGCTGGTGGGGTGGCACTATCCGTTCCCGGTGTGGATCGCGTTCATCCTCGCCGGCATGGGCCTTGCCCGTCTGGACCTGGATGTCGCTGCCACGCAGCTGCGACTGGTGTTCGCCGGCGGTGTTCTCGCCGTCGTC from Microbacterium sp. zg-Y625 includes these protein-coding regions:
- a CDS encoding DUF1624 domain-containing protein; amino-acid sequence: MNGPGRLAGIDLARGLAIVGMLAAHLLDGDAPDTPTWAGVADGRSSILFATLAGVSLGIVTGGRQPLAGAAMRTARARLAVRAAALYAIGILLIATGVPVYVILPAYALLFLLGIPFTGLGSRALLCTAAVVALVMPFVQAWLDGAPFWGTAVGEQVALLVGWHYPFPVWIAFILAGMGLARLDLDVAATQLRLVFAGGVLAVVGYGVALVSGADEWAEASSLWGAVWTARPHSSGILEVIGSGGFAIAMIGACLLLCRTPLTWAVLPLRAAGAMPLTAYVAQLVVWAVWAWLALGSTEGLAEFRALHPFWPITLGILAGCTLWALLLGRGPLERLLALLARRAVPGTADQPR
- a CDS encoding acetylornithine transaminase; amino-acid sequence: MTANNWQDDAQRDLVRNVGERAALFVRGEGAALWDAEGRRYLDFLAGIAVNSIGHAHPTFVEAVSRQAATLAHVSNFFATPSQLELAARLKRLAGTGPDGRVYFGNSGAEANEAAFKLARLHGGADRPRILAFKDAFHGRTMGTLALTGKPYMQEPFLPMVPGVEFIDSTVEALEQAMDDRVAALFVEPIKGEAGVVELPEGFLRAAREITARHGALLIIDEIQTGAGRTGAWFAFQHAGITPDAITVAKGIGGGFPIGALITFGAASELFYPGTHGSTFGGNALGTAVASAVLGEIESADLVHNAAVRGQQIRDAVAAIGSPLVDGCRGQGLLIGIALRHPVAGAVVAAAQEHGLIVNAANDSTVRLAPPLTIGDVEIDEFADLFARALSTVEQALLLDVPTDSEEASA
- the argB gene encoding acetylglutamate kinase, with protein sequence MTDIQQTTPEEAAVKAGVLIESLPWLKRFSDQIIVIKFGGNAMVSDELQDAFAEDIAYLRFVGVKPVVVHGGGPQISKMLDRLSIPSEFKGGYRVTSTEAISVVRMVLTGQINPQLVSRINTHGPFASGLSGEDAGLFGGRRRGVHVDGIEHDLGNVGDVVAVDPQPVLDQLAAGRIPVVSSIAPDLDNPGQSLNVNADAAAASLAVALGATKLIILTDVPGLYADWPDRSSLVSHLTATDLRAMLPTLESGMIPKMQACLDAVDGGVDTAAIIDGRQPHSLLVEIFTEQGIGTEVVAG
- the argF gene encoding ornithine carbamoyltransferase, with protein sequence MTRHLLRDDDLTAAEQAEILELAVALKKDRWKLKPLEGPQTVAVIFDKSSTRTRVSFAVGIADLGGSPLIISTASSQLGGKETPADTARVLERQVAAIVWRTYAQAGLEEMAAGTRVPVVNALSDDFHPCQLLADLLTIREHKGQLKGLTLAFFGDGCSNMGHSYALAGVTAGMHVRIASPEEYAPRADVVADAERRAAETGGSLTLYTDPVEAAAGADVVVTDTWVSMGKEEEKAARLRELGAYKVTPETMALAAPDAMFMHCLPADRGYEVDAEVIDGPQSVVWDEAENRLHAQKALLVWLLRQQ